The genomic region TTCCGGGCTGAAGGCTTTTGAGGAGTTTGTGGCGCGGGGGAATGATATCGTCCTCAAGACGTTCTTGGATGGGCATCGGCGCAGCCCTTTCCTCGGCTCCGCGGATTTCCTATCCCGGGCGCTTCGCAGAACCGCCTCGTCGCGGGAGCATCCGCGTAGGGAACGCGCGCCTCAGTTTCGGACGGTGGAGGACGTGAAGGACACCGTCACCCGAGAATCGGGAGTGGGCCGGGAGGAGTTGGAGAGATGCCGGCCCGGACGGCGGAACGGGAGGGATCTGGCCATCTACTTGGCCGCCCGTTGCGCGGGCTTTAGCCATGGGGACATCAGGGGTGGTTTTAGTTTGACCGGCGGCAGTGCGATCACCCGTGCGTGTGCGCGGGTGGAACGGTCCCTCTCCCGAGACCGGACTCTGCGCAAGCTCTATCGAGAGATCATGCAAAAGGTGGACTCACCTATGCCAATTCAAGACTTGACCCCAAGGGTTTCCAAGCTGAACCTCCATGGTGAAATCCCATGCAAGTGGGGGAGCGCCCACAGCGGTGGCGGGACCGAACGGGCTGCCCACGGCGAGCTCCCCGGGACCGAATTCACTTGACGCGTCACGTGTGGGCGAGTAGCGTGTCCAGCAGGATGCGAAGTACGGGGAGAGAAGGAGGGCCAGTGGTTTGAAAATCATCTCGGCCCCCCGGTCTACACGATTCCTCAACTCTCCTTGCGCATGCCGGAGAACAGATCCTGTTCGAATTCATGGTTCCATGGGATGGGCACTGACGAATGACCCCCGGGGGAGCGACGAGTTGCCGTTCGTGGTCCTTGAAGCAGATGCGTGGGGGGGCAGAGTTCAGTCAAGCGTTGCTAAACTTGACGGAGGGAACAATGGGGTCAAGTCTTGACTTGATACTACTTGGAGCGATTTGATGGCGCGGCCGTTGCGAGTCGAATTTCCCGGGGCGTACTACCACGTGATGAACCGCGGCCTCGATCGGCAGCCGGTCTTCGAGCGGGAAGCCGATCATGGGCGATTCGTGGATCTGCTCGCGGATGTCGCGACGCGGTGGGACGTCAAAGTAATGGCCTATTGCTGTATGAAGACCCACTACCATCTTTTCTTGCAGACCCCTCGCGGGAACGTGTCTCGGGTGATGAGACATGTGGACGGACTGTACACCCAGCGATTCAACCGGGCTCGCGGGCGTGACGGTCCGTTGTTCCGAGGCCGCTACAAGGCTCTTCTGGTGGATGCGGATGCCTACCTGTTGCAACTGGTCCGGTATATTCACCTCAACCCTGTTGAAGCCGGCGTGGCGAGGTCCGCGAGGGCCTACCCGTGGAGCAGTCACCCCTTGTACCTTGCCTCGAAGAAGCCGGGATGGTTGGCGTGGCAGGAGGTGCTGGGTCGATTCTCGAACCTTGGCGCCTTCGAGCGGTTTGTGGCGGAGGGGAACGAGGCTGCGCTGAGGGACCATATGGAGAGTGGGCGTCGGAGCCCGTTTCTGGGGGATGGGGGATTTCTTGCCGCGGCGATCAGGAGGGCCCGACCGTCTCGGGAGCATGCGCGGAAGGAACGGACCCCGCAGTTCCCCTCCTTGGGCGCCGTGGTGCAGGCGGTGATTCGGAAGACGGGTCGGACTTCACCG from Nitrospirota bacterium harbors:
- a CDS encoding transposase; amino-acid sequence: MARPLRVEFPGAYYHVMNRGLDRQPVFEREADHGRFVDLLADVATRWDVKVMAYCCMKTHYHLFLQTPRGNVSRVMRHVDGLYTQRFNRARGRDGPLFRGRYKALLVDADAYLLQLVRYIHLNPVEAGVARSARAYPWSSHPLYLASKKPGWLAWQEVLGRFSNLGAFERFVAEGNEAALRDHMESGRRSPFLGDGGFLAAAIRRARPSREHARKERTPQFPSLGAVVQAVIRKTGRTSPEIVKGRRGRTNNARNLAIYVSSRVAGFPNAEIRRHFGLGSDSAVTKACVRADGLLRADGRAKRLLKGITAQQEAREERS
- a CDS encoding transposase — its product is MARPLRTQFPGADHHVMNRGLDRAPVFETHADHQRFTELFQDISQRWGARILAYCCMTTHYHLFLQPPGGNLSRFMRHVDGVYTQRLNRNRGRDGPLFRGRYKAVLVDVDSHLLQLVRYIHLNPVEAGLVETAGSYPWSSHGLYRARSKPTWLAHEEVLGHFSGLKAFEEFVARGNDIVLKTFLDGHRRSPFLGSADFLSRALRRTASSREHPRRERAPQFRTVEDVKDTVTRESGVGREELERCRPGRRNGRDLAIYLAARCAGFSHGDIRGGFSLTGGSAITRACARVERSLSRDRTLRKLYREIMQKVDSPMPIQDLTPRVSKLNLHGEIPCKWGSAHSGGGTERAAHGELPGTEFT